One part of the Coffea eugenioides isolate CCC68of chromosome 10, Ceug_1.0, whole genome shotgun sequence genome encodes these proteins:
- the LOC113750126 gene encoding NAC domain-containing protein 30-like translates to MEMESCVPPGFRFHPTEEELVGYYLNRKVNSLKIDLDVIVDIDLYRMEPWDIQDRCKLGYEEQNEWYFFSHKDRKYPTGTRTNRATAAGFWKATGRDKAVISKEKIIGMRKTLVFYKGRAPNGRKTDWIMHEYRLQTSEQGPSQEEGWVVCRAFKKPCPSHKQGFEAWSNAYYIRENGKYQPPFPDKSITSMHAVNPISIRGVDFQQVPLRADHHELISNHAARFDNQLIEIPQLDSPSISTSLATKDQIFESGSLVNEDGEDVKSNIYCQQYNDWKVFDKLLVQQVIDPSASYACQNQPVLIPRDDELLLGCFTEF, encoded by the exons ATGGAGATGGAATCATGTGTGCCTCCTGGATTTCGATTTCACCCAACAGAGGAAGAGCTTGTTGGATATTACCTCAATCGGAAGGTTAATTCATTGAAGATCGATCTTGATGTTATTGTTGACATTGATCTCTACAGGATGGAACCATGGGATATACAAG ATCGGTGCAAATTAGGATATGAAGAGCAAAATGAATGGTACTTCTTCAGTCACAAGGACAGGAAGTATCCAACAGGAACTCGAACCAACAGAGCCACTGCTGCTGGATTCTGGAAAGCAACTGGAAGAGATAAAGCTGTGAtctcaaaggaaaaaattataggaatgaggaagacccttgtgtTTTACAAGGGACGTGCTCCCAATGGGAGGAAGACTGACTGGATCATGCATGAGTATCGGCTTCAAACATCTGAGCAAGGACCTTCTCAG GAAGAAGGATGGGTTGTTTGCAGAGCATTCAAGAAGCCTTGTCCAAGTCACAAGCAAGGTTTTGAAGCCTGGAGTAATGCCTACTACAtaagagaaaatggaaaatACCAGCCTCCATTTCCTGACAAATCAATTACTTCAATGCATGCTGTCAATCCGATTTCAATCCGTGGGGTTGATTTTCAGCAAGTTCCCTTGCGGGCAGATCATCATGAACTAATATCCAACCATGCGGCCCGTTTTGACAATCAACTCATTGAAATTCCACAACTTGACAGCCCTTCTATTTCAACGAGTTTGGCAACAAAAGATCAGATTTTTGAAAGCGGTAGTTTAGTCAATGAAGATGGCGAAGATGTGAAGAGCAACATATACTGCCAGCAGTACAATGATTGGAAAGTTTTCGATAAGCTACTTGTTCAACAAGTGATTGATCCATCAGCTTCATATGCATGCCAAAACCAGCCTGTGTTAATACCCCGGGATGATGAATTGTTGCTTGGATGCTTTACTGAATTTTAG